A region of Streptomyces sp. NBC_01788 DNA encodes the following proteins:
- a CDS encoding TerD family protein, with protein MTVNLTKGQAISLQKNDGGSLSAVRMGLGWQAAPRRGLFGSRTREIDLDASAVLFAEKQPVDVVFFRHLVSDDGSVRHTGDNLVGGAGQGGDDESILVDLQRVPVHIDQIVFTVNSFTGQTFQEVQNAFCRLVDETNGQELARYTLAGGGDYTAQIMAKVHRVNGAWTMTALGVPANGRTFQDLMPTILPHL; from the coding sequence GTGACCGTCAACTTGACCAAGGGTCAGGCCATCAGTCTGCAGAAGAACGACGGGGGCAGCCTGTCCGCGGTCCGTATGGGTCTCGGCTGGCAGGCCGCTCCGCGCCGGGGCCTGTTCGGCTCGCGCACGCGCGAGATCGACCTCGACGCCTCCGCCGTGCTCTTCGCCGAGAAGCAGCCGGTCGACGTCGTCTTCTTCCGCCACCTGGTGAGCGACGACGGCTCGGTGCGCCACACCGGCGACAACCTGGTCGGCGGCGCGGGCCAGGGCGGCGACGACGAGTCGATCCTCGTCGACCTCCAGCGTGTCCCGGTCCACATCGACCAGATCGTCTTCACCGTGAACTCCTTTACGGGCCAGACCTTCCAGGAGGTGCAGAACGCGTTCTGCCGTCTGGTCGACGAGACCAACGGCCAGGAGCTCGCCCGCTACACCCTCGCGGGTGGCGGCGACTACACCGCCCAGATCATGGCGAAGGTGCACCGCGTGAACGGCGCCTGGACGATGACGGCCCTCGGCGTCCCCGCCAACGGCCGCACGTTCCAGGACCTGATGCCGACGATCCTGCCGCACCTGTAG
- the uvrB gene encoding excinuclease ABC subunit UvrB: MRPVSHIERTVAPFEVVSPYQPSGDQPQAIAELAQRIKAGEPDVVLLGATGTGKSATTAWMIEKLQRPTLVMAPNKTLAAQLANEFRELLPNNAVEYFVSYYDYYQPEAYVPQSDTYIEKDSSINEEVERLRHSATNSLLTRRDVVVVASVSCIYGLGTPQEYVDRMVPLRVGDEIDRDQLLRRFVDIQYTRNDMAFARGTFRVRGDTIEIFPVYEELAVRIEMFGDEIEALSTLHPLTGEIISDDQQLYVFPASHYIAGPERMERAVSGIEKELEERLAELEKQGKLLEAQRLRMRTTYDIEMLRQIGTCSGVENYSMHFDDRAPGTPPNTLLDYFPDDFLLVIDESHVTVPQIGAMYEGDASRKRTLVEHGFRLPSALDNRPLKWEEFQERIDQTVYLSATPGTYELSRSDGQVEQIIRPTGLVDPQVVVKPTEGQIDDLVHEIRGRVEKDERVLVTTLTKKMAEDLTDYFLELGIQVRYLHSDVDTLRRIELLRELRSGEYDVLVGINLLREGLDLPEVSLVAILDADKEGFLRSGTSLIQTIGRAARNVSGQVHMYADKITPAMEKAIEETNRRREKQIAYNKANGIDPQPLRKKINDIVAQIAREEVDTEQLLGTGYRKGKDGKGAKTPVPARGDNGAKAAGAAKSATSAKPAKSARGKAKETVPTDRPAAELAGQIEEMTERMRAAAADLQFEVAARLRDEVAEMKKELRQMREAGLS; encoded by the coding sequence ATGCGGCCCGTCTCTCACATCGAACGCACGGTGGCGCCCTTCGAGGTCGTCAGCCCCTACCAGCCCAGCGGCGACCAGCCGCAGGCCATCGCCGAACTCGCCCAGCGCATCAAGGCGGGGGAGCCGGACGTCGTCCTGCTCGGCGCGACCGGCACCGGCAAGTCCGCCACCACCGCGTGGATGATCGAGAAGCTTCAGCGCCCGACCCTCGTCATGGCGCCGAACAAGACGCTCGCCGCACAGCTGGCCAACGAGTTCCGCGAGCTGCTGCCGAACAACGCGGTCGAATACTTCGTCTCGTACTACGACTACTACCAGCCCGAGGCCTACGTCCCGCAGTCGGACACCTACATCGAGAAGGACTCCTCGATCAACGAGGAGGTCGAGCGCCTGCGCCACTCGGCGACCAACTCGCTGCTCACCCGCCGCGACGTCGTCGTGGTCGCCTCCGTCTCCTGCATCTACGGCCTGGGCACCCCGCAGGAGTACGTGGACCGCATGGTCCCGCTCCGGGTCGGCGACGAGATCGACCGCGACCAACTGCTGCGCCGCTTCGTGGACATCCAGTACACGCGCAACGACATGGCCTTCGCCCGCGGCACCTTCCGGGTGCGCGGCGACACCATCGAGATCTTCCCGGTCTACGAGGAGCTCGCCGTCCGCATCGAGATGTTCGGCGACGAGATCGAGGCGCTGTCGACGCTGCACCCCCTCACCGGCGAGATCATCAGCGACGACCAGCAGCTGTACGTCTTCCCGGCCTCGCACTACATCGCCGGTCCCGAGCGCATGGAGCGGGCGGTCAGCGGCATCGAGAAGGAACTCGAGGAGCGCCTGGCCGAGCTGGAGAAGCAGGGCAAGCTGCTGGAGGCCCAGCGGCTGCGGATGCGCACCACCTACGATATCGAGATGCTCCGCCAGATCGGCACGTGCTCCGGCGTGGAGAACTACTCGATGCACTTCGACGACCGCGCGCCCGGCACCCCGCCCAACACCCTGCTCGACTACTTCCCGGACGACTTCCTCCTCGTCATCGACGAGTCGCACGTCACCGTGCCCCAGATCGGCGCGATGTACGAGGGCGACGCCTCCCGCAAGCGCACCCTCGTCGAGCACGGCTTCCGGCTTCCGTCCGCCCTGGACAACCGGCCACTGAAGTGGGAGGAGTTCCAGGAACGCATCGACCAGACGGTGTACCTGTCGGCGACCCCCGGCACATACGAGCTGTCCCGCTCGGACGGTCAGGTGGAGCAGATCATCCGCCCCACCGGCCTGGTCGACCCGCAGGTGGTCGTCAAGCCCACCGAGGGCCAGATCGACGACCTGGTGCACGAGATCCGCGGGCGCGTGGAGAAGGACGAGCGCGTCCTGGTCACCACGCTGACCAAGAAGATGGCCGAGGACCTGACGGACTACTTCCTGGAACTCGGCATCCAGGTGCGCTACCTGCACAGCGACGTCGACACCCTGCGCCGGATCGAGCTGCTGCGCGAACTGCGCAGCGGCGAGTACGACGTCCTGGTCGGCATCAACCTGCTGCGTGAGGGCCTCGACCTGCCCGAGGTGTCGCTGGTGGCGATCCTCGACGCCGACAAGGAGGGCTTCCTGCGGTCGGGCACCTCGCTGATCCAGACCATCGGGCGCGCCGCACGCAATGTCTCCGGCCAGGTCCACATGTACGCCGACAAGATCACCCCGGCGATGGAGAAGGCCATCGAGGAGACCAACCGCCGCCGGGAGAAGCAGATCGCGTACAACAAGGCGAACGGCATCGACCCGCAGCCGCTGCGCAAGAAGATCAACGACATCGTCGCGCAGATCGCCCGCGAGGAGGTCGACACCGAGCAGCTGCTCGGCACCGGCTACCGCAAGGGGAAGGACGGCAAGGGCGCGAAGACCCCCGTGCCGGCCCGCGGTGACAACGGCGCCAAGGCCGCCGGTGCCGCCAAGTCGGCCACATCCGCCAAGCCCGCGAAGTCCGCCAGGGGCAAGGCGAAGGAGACGGTGCCCACCGACCGCCCCGCCGCCGAACTCGCCGGGCAGATCGAGGAGATGACGGAGCGGATGCGCGCCGCCGCCGCCGACCTCCAGTTCGAGGTCGCGGCCCGGTTGCGCGACGAGGTCGCGGAGATGAAGAAGGAGCTGCGCCAGATGCGCGAGGCGGGGCTGTCCTGA
- a CDS encoding calcium:proton antiporter gives MITRLRGILTAWTVIVPVLAVVLLILTWGRSLPGVAVGVITLVLAGSVLAAVHHAEVVAHRVGEPFGSLVLAIAVTVIEVALIVTLMADGGDKSSTLARDTVFAAVMITCNGVVGLSLLVGSLRHGTAVFNAEGTGAALATVATLATLSLVLPAFTTSQPGPRFSGVQLTFAAISSLVLYGLFVTTQTVRHRDYFLPITRQGEVITSEDHAAAPSARTARISLGLLAMALVGVVGLAKGVSPTVESAVQAAGLHHAVVGVIIALLVLLPETIAALRSARRDRVQTSLNLALGSAMASIGLTIPAVALASLWLSGPLVLGLGSTHMLLLLLTVVVTSLTVVPGRATPLQGGVHLVIFAAYLELAINP, from the coding sequence ATGATCACGCGGCTCAGGGGAATCTTGACGGCGTGGACGGTCATCGTGCCGGTACTCGCGGTCGTCCTGCTGATCCTCACCTGGGGGCGTTCCCTCCCCGGCGTGGCGGTCGGCGTGATCACCCTGGTCCTCGCGGGCTCGGTGCTGGCCGCGGTGCACCACGCGGAGGTGGTCGCCCACCGGGTCGGCGAACCCTTCGGCTCCCTGGTCCTCGCCATCGCCGTCACCGTCATCGAGGTCGCGCTCATCGTGACCTTGATGGCGGACGGCGGCGACAAGTCCTCGACGCTCGCCAGGGACACGGTGTTCGCGGCAGTGATGATCACCTGCAACGGCGTGGTGGGACTGAGCCTGCTGGTCGGCTCACTGCGTCACGGCACGGCCGTCTTCAACGCCGAGGGCACGGGCGCCGCCCTCGCCACCGTGGCGACCCTGGCCACGCTGAGCCTGGTGCTGCCGGCGTTCACCACCAGCCAGCCGGGGCCGCGGTTCTCCGGAGTGCAGCTCACCTTCGCCGCGATCTCCTCACTCGTTCTGTACGGCCTGTTCGTGACCACGCAGACCGTGCGGCACCGCGACTACTTCCTGCCGATCACCCGGCAGGGCGAGGTGATCACCTCCGAGGACCACGCGGCGGCACCGTCCGCCCGCACTGCCCGGATCAGCCTGGGACTGCTGGCCATGGCCCTGGTCGGCGTGGTCGGACTGGCCAAGGGCGTGTCGCCCACCGTCGAGTCCGCGGTGCAGGCCGCCGGGCTGCACCATGCGGTCGTCGGCGTGATCATCGCCCTGCTCGTGCTGCTGCCCGAAACCATCGCCGCCCTGCGCTCCGCCCGGCGCGACCGGGTGCAGACCAGCCTCAACCTCGCACTGGGATCCGCGATGGCCAGCATCGGCCTGACCATTCCGGCCGTCGCGCTGGCGTCGTTGTGGCTGTCCGGGCCGCTCGTCCTCGGCCTCGGCTCCACCCACATGCTGCTGCTTTTGCTCACCGTGGTGGTCACTTCGCTGACGGTGGTGCCGGGACGGGCCACGCCGCTCCAGGGCGGCGTACACCTGGTGATCTTCGCGGCCTACCTGGAGTTGGCGATCAACCCCTAG
- a CDS encoding TerD family protein, with product MTAELVRGQNHPLSEVRLEIRISAGRPVVAAATLRDDSGRARSAEWVVHPGAPVLPGLEVSRQAAADHRLALDLGAMPEAVHHVDVLLALPAAGGGPTRFGAVAAPFVAVTGLDGTELVSYTITGLDAESAVIALELYRRQGAWKVRAVGQGYASGLTALLTDLGLAEAGELAAAAEEAVAQGLARSVAPPPSRTTDDARSHQAPAPPRPDPAAAVSPHKGCSPEGQVSGTAGPAVQQPASSMGSGGATPAAGSPPSPPAGRTIDYRHPRRQPAPPPPAASGQPASPSPSGHPAAPKAAGAAPVGHDGQPARPVAGDATGWSMDERLYNQVWGMFEDLARTTAAYRSAVDFADSRMDKELDQALSDPRSRIGGQGDDAREAARAKHTQLVDQARAALDRDLAQLTDESEVVEPALPAAYARWDNPVWHGYRVPMENPMAVRVGDLHLPEDPSLRIPMLIRLPLERGLWIDSGRWASPDDSFADAGERRRLAMEAAVANAARLIAVHPPGEFGVHVVDPAGSGAQALAPLVRTGVLAGPPAAGAAGVADVLSRLTERVDLVQMAVRGGAPDALPPGFDAGEQLLIVNDFPHGFDDRAVTQLRYIADEGPAVGVHLMMVADREDAAAYGPLLDPLWRSLLRLTPVPDDHLADPWVGHAWTYEPSVVPSGSQVLQLVLTEVAAARRDWNR from the coding sequence ATGACGGCCGAGCTGGTGCGGGGGCAGAACCACCCGCTCTCCGAGGTCCGCCTGGAGATCCGGATCTCGGCCGGCCGGCCGGTCGTGGCGGCGGCCACTCTCCGCGACGACAGCGGCAGGGCGAGGAGCGCCGAGTGGGTGGTGCACCCCGGCGCGCCCGTCCTGCCCGGTCTGGAGGTGTCCCGCCAGGCCGCCGCCGACCACCGGCTCGCTCTCGACCTAGGTGCCATGCCCGAGGCGGTGCACCACGTCGACGTGCTGCTGGCCCTGCCCGCCGCGGGCGGAGGACCGACCCGGTTCGGTGCGGTCGCCGCCCCCTTCGTCGCGGTCACCGGCCTGGACGGCACCGAGCTCGTCAGTTACACGATCACCGGCCTGGACGCGGAGTCCGCCGTGATCGCCCTGGAGCTGTACCGCCGCCAGGGCGCCTGGAAAGTGCGCGCCGTCGGCCAGGGCTACGCGAGTGGCCTCACCGCACTCCTCACCGACCTGGGGCTGGCCGAGGCCGGTGAACTGGCCGCCGCCGCCGAGGAGGCGGTGGCCCAGGGGCTGGCCCGCTCGGTGGCGCCACCCCCGTCCCGCACGACGGACGACGCCCGTTCGCACCAGGCCCCGGCGCCGCCCCGGCCGGACCCGGCTGCTGCCGTTTCCCCCCACAAGGGCTGTTCCCCTGAGGGACAGGTCTCCGGGACTGCCGGCCCCGCGGTGCAGCAGCCCGCGAGTTCGATGGGATCCGGAGGCGCGACCCCGGCGGCCGGATCACCGCCCTCTCCGCCCGCGGGTAGAACCATCGACTACCGGCACCCGCGGCGACAGCCGGCACCCCCACCCCCAGCCGCTTCCGGACAGCCCGCATCCCCGTCCCCATCCGGACATCCCGCGGCGCCGAAGGCCGCGGGCGCCGCGCCTGTCGGCCACGACGGGCAGCCCGCGCGGCCCGTCGCGGGGGACGCGACCGGGTGGTCGATGGACGAGCGGCTCTACAACCAGGTCTGGGGGATGTTCGAGGACCTGGCCCGCACCACGGCCGCCTACCGCAGCGCCGTCGACTTCGCCGACTCACGCATGGACAAGGAGCTGGACCAGGCCCTGTCCGACCCACGCAGCCGCATCGGCGGTCAGGGCGACGACGCCCGGGAGGCGGCCCGCGCCAAGCACACGCAGCTCGTCGACCAGGCCAGAGCGGCGCTCGACAGAGACCTGGCCCAGCTCACCGACGAGTCCGAGGTCGTCGAGCCGGCCCTGCCGGCGGCGTACGCCCGCTGGGACAACCCGGTCTGGCACGGCTACCGCGTGCCGATGGAGAACCCCATGGCGGTCCGCGTCGGCGACCTCCACCTGCCCGAGGACCCGTCCCTGCGCATCCCCATGCTGATCCGGCTGCCGCTGGAGCGCGGCCTGTGGATCGACAGCGGCCGCTGGGCGTCCCCCGACGACTCCTTCGCCGACGCGGGCGAACGGCGCCGCCTGGCGATGGAGGCGGCCGTGGCGAACGCGGCCCGGCTGATCGCCGTCCACCCGCCGGGCGAGTTCGGCGTCCATGTCGTCGACCCGGCCGGATCCGGGGCACAGGCACTCGCGCCCCTGGTGCGCACGGGCGTGCTCGCGGGACCGCCCGCGGCCGGTGCGGCCGGGGTCGCGGATGTCCTGAGCCGGCTCACGGAGCGGGTCGACCTGGTGCAGATGGCCGTGCGCGGGGGTGCGCCGGACGCGCTGCCGCCCGGGTTCGACGCCGGCGAACAGCTGCTGATCGTCAACGACTTCCCGCACGGGTTCGACGACCGCGCCGTGACCCAGCTGCGCTACATCGCCGACGAGGGCCCGGCCGTCGGCGTCCACCTGATGATGGTCGCCGACCGCGAGGACGCCGCCGCCTACGGCCCGTTGCTCGACCCGCTGTGGCGTTCGCTGCTGCGACTGACCCCGGTGCCCGACGACCACCTCGCCGATCCCTGGGTCGGACACGCCTGGACGTACGAACCGTCGGTGGTGCCGTCGGGCAGCCAGGTGCTTCAGCTGGTGCTCACCGAGGTCGCGGCGGCCCGTCGCGACTGGAACCGCTGA
- a CDS encoding MBL fold metallo-hydrolase — protein MTYSGEVKVGGPADVHELKDLMITKIAVGPMDNNAYLLRCRATDEQLLIDAANDAHTLLGSIGDDGIASVVTTHRHGDHWQALAEVVAATHPRTYAGRDDAEGIPVPTDVLLEDGDTVRVGQVELTARHLVGHTPGSIALVYDDPHGHPHVFTGDCLFPGGVGNTHKDPKAFARLIHDVETKIFDVLPDETWVYPGHGNDTTLGAERPHLPEWHARGW, from the coding sequence ATGACGTACAGCGGAGAGGTGAAGGTCGGCGGCCCGGCGGACGTGCACGAGCTGAAGGACCTGATGATCACCAAGATCGCGGTCGGCCCGATGGACAACAACGCCTATCTGCTGCGCTGCCGGGCCACGGACGAGCAACTGCTGATCGACGCGGCGAACGACGCGCACACGCTGCTCGGCTCGATCGGTGACGACGGCATCGCCTCCGTCGTCACCACCCACCGGCACGGCGACCACTGGCAGGCGCTGGCGGAGGTCGTGGCGGCCACGCACCCGCGTACGTACGCGGGACGGGACGACGCCGAGGGCATCCCGGTACCGACCGACGTGCTGCTGGAGGACGGGGACACCGTCCGGGTGGGGCAGGTCGAACTCACCGCGCGCCACCTCGTCGGCCACACTCCCGGCTCGATCGCGCTGGTCTACGACGACCCGCACGGGCACCCCCATGTGTTCACGGGCGACTGCCTCTTCCCCGGCGGGGTGGGCAACACCCACAAGGATCCGAAGGCGTTCGCCCGCCTGATCCACGACGTGGAGACGAAGATCTTCGACGTCCTGCCGGACGAGACCTGGGTCTACCCGGGCCACGGCAACGACACCACCCTGGGCGCCGAACGCCCGCATCTGCCGGAGTGGCACGCGCGGGGGTGGTGA
- the aroQ gene encoding type II 3-dehydroquinate dehydratase yields MPRTLANAPIMILNGPNLNLLGQRQPDIYGSGTLADVEALCAKAAAAHDGTVDFRQSNHEGELVDWIHEARLNHCGIVINPAAYSHTSVAILDALNTCDGLPVVEVHISNIHQREQFRHHSYVSLRADGVIAGCGVQGYAFAVERVAALAGARRADA; encoded by the coding sequence GTGCCCCGTACCCTGGCCAACGCCCCGATCATGATTCTCAACGGCCCCAACCTGAACCTGCTCGGGCAGCGGCAACCGGACATCTACGGCTCCGGCACGCTCGCGGACGTCGAGGCGCTGTGCGCGAAGGCAGCCGCAGCGCACGACGGCACGGTCGACTTCCGCCAGTCCAACCACGAGGGTGAACTGGTCGACTGGATCCACGAGGCCCGGCTGAACCACTGCGGAATCGTCATCAACCCGGCCGCCTACTCGCACACCTCCGTCGCGATCCTGGACGCGCTCAACACCTGTGACGGGCTGCCGGTGGTGGAGGTGCACATCTCCAACATCCACCAGCGCGAACAGTTCCGGCACCACTCGTACGTCTCGCTGCGTGCCGACGGCGTCATCGCGGGGTGCGGAGTGCAGGGCTACGCGTTCGCGGTGGAGCGGGTCGCGGCACTGGCCGGCGCGCGGCGGGCGGACGCGTAG
- a CDS encoding MHYT domain-containing protein has translation MHGTVDGFSYGLVTPLVACLMACLGGALGLRCTTRALLIARSWRPGWLALGAAAVGSGIWTMHFVAMTGFSVEEVSIDYDRSTTYASLAVAIVMTGIGIFIVGYRGATGSALFTGGTITGLGVASMHYLGMAGMRLDGTVDYDIPIVVASVLIAVVAATASLWVAGRAKGFLWSVGAGLVMGLAGVGMHYTSMAALDVHLHDTGGAVGGESSAALLTPMLIGPLIFLVLTGAVVLFDPLMITGRSGWTPVEHKPGVPARELVAHSARRSPVRAHRDPDRETVRERSRTPQNR, from the coding sequence ATGCACGGAACCGTCGACGGATTCAGCTACGGGCTCGTCACTCCACTGGTGGCCTGTCTCATGGCCTGCCTCGGCGGGGCCCTCGGCCTGCGCTGCACCACCCGCGCCCTGCTCATCGCCCGCTCCTGGCGCCCGGGCTGGCTCGCCCTGGGGGCGGCGGCGGTCGGCTCGGGCATCTGGACCATGCACTTCGTCGCGATGACCGGTTTCTCCGTCGAAGAGGTGTCGATCGACTACGACCGGTCGACGACATACGCGAGTCTGGCCGTCGCCATCGTCATGACGGGGATCGGGATCTTCATCGTCGGCTACCGGGGCGCGACCGGCTCCGCCCTGTTCACCGGTGGCACGATCACCGGCCTCGGTGTCGCCAGCATGCACTACCTGGGCATGGCCGGGATGCGGCTCGACGGCACCGTCGACTACGACATTCCCATCGTCGTGGCCTCCGTGCTGATCGCCGTCGTCGCCGCGACCGCGTCCCTCTGGGTCGCCGGACGGGCGAAAGGGTTCCTCTGGAGCGTCGGCGCCGGCCTCGTGATGGGACTCGCCGGCGTCGGCATGCACTACACGAGCATGGCCGCCCTCGACGTCCACCTGCACGACACGGGCGGCGCCGTCGGCGGCGAGTCGTCGGCGGCCCTGCTCACGCCGATGCTGATCGGCCCGCTGATCTTCCTGGTGCTCACCGGTGCCGTCGTACTGTTCGACCCGCTGATGATCACAGGCCGGTCCGGCTGGACCCCGGTCGAGCACAAGCCGGGCGTCCCGGCGCGCGAACTCGTCGCCCACTCCGCCCGCCGCTCCCCGGTCCGCGCCCACCGCGACCCCGACCGCGAGACGGTCCGCGAACGCTCCCGCACTCCGCAGAACCGCTGA
- a CDS encoding methylated-DNA--[protein]-cysteine S-methyltransferase produces the protein MDSHERDGQRVVQDEQRVVWAVVGTGIGPLLLAATPEGLVNVVFHATDAVRERALARLASRLGTEPVEAPDSPLLTEAIRQVRAYFAGERQDFELPLDWSLISGFNRQVLRELASGVPYGSVVGYGDLADRVGQPGAAQAVGAAMGANPLPVVVPCHRVVESDGGIGGFGGGLEAKRRLLALEGVLPEPMF, from the coding sequence ATGGACAGCCACGAGCGGGACGGGCAGCGGGTCGTGCAGGACGAACAGCGGGTCGTATGGGCCGTCGTCGGTACCGGCATCGGCCCGCTGCTGCTGGCAGCGACCCCCGAGGGCCTGGTCAACGTCGTCTTCCACGCCACCGACGCGGTACGGGAGCGTGCGCTGGCGCGGCTGGCGTCCCGGCTGGGCACCGAACCGGTCGAGGCGCCCGACTCCCCCTTGCTCACGGAGGCGATACGCCAGGTGCGGGCGTACTTCGCGGGCGAGCGGCAGGACTTCGAGCTGCCGCTGGACTGGTCGCTGATCTCCGGCTTCAACCGGCAGGTGCTGCGCGAACTGGCGTCGGGTGTGCCGTACGGCTCGGTCGTCGGGTACGGCGATCTGGCCGACCGGGTGGGGCAGCCGGGTGCCGCCCAGGCGGTGGGGGCGGCGATGGGCGCCAATCCGCTGCCGGTGGTCGTGCCGTGCCATCGGGTCGTCGAGAGCGACGGGGGCATAGGCGGCTTCGGCGGCGGCCTGGAGGCCAAGCGCAGGCTGCTCGCGCTGGAAGGCGTGCTGCCCGAGCCGATGTTCTGA
- a CDS encoding TerC family protein codes for MNVSLSLWILTIAGLAALIAVDFFIGRKPHDVSIKEAGIWTAVWIVLAGLFGLGLLVFGGGRPAGEFFAGFITEKSLSVDNLFVFVLIMGKFAVPSQYQRRVLMIGVLIALVLRAGFIAAGAAIIASFSWVFYLFGAFLIWTAWKLIQEARSGGDEEEEFDENKLLKAAERRFGVADRYHGTRLWIRQNGKRVMTPMLVVMLAIGTTDILFALDSIPAIFGLTQDPYIVFTANAFALMGLRQLYFLIGGLLKKLVHLSYGLSVILGFIGVKLVLHALHESGVHVPQIGIPLSLGVICAVLAVTTVTSLLAARRQAADEVRETQAGEEHHEDAPKGRVDA; via the coding sequence GTGAACGTCTCGTTGTCCCTGTGGATCCTGACCATCGCCGGCCTGGCCGCCCTGATCGCTGTCGACTTCTTCATCGGCCGCAAACCCCACGACGTGTCGATCAAGGAAGCCGGGATCTGGACGGCCGTCTGGATCGTCCTTGCCGGTCTCTTCGGGCTCGGGCTGCTCGTCTTCGGCGGCGGCCGGCCGGCCGGCGAGTTCTTCGCCGGATTCATCACCGAGAAGTCGCTGAGCGTCGACAACCTCTTCGTCTTCGTCCTGATCATGGGCAAGTTCGCCGTGCCGTCGCAGTACCAGCGGCGGGTGCTGATGATCGGCGTCCTCATAGCCCTGGTGCTGCGGGCCGGCTTCATCGCCGCCGGAGCCGCGATCATCGCGAGCTTCTCGTGGGTGTTCTACCTCTTCGGCGCCTTCCTGATCTGGACCGCCTGGAAGCTCATCCAGGAGGCCCGTTCCGGCGGGGACGAGGAAGAGGAGTTCGACGAGAACAAGCTGCTCAAGGCGGCCGAGCGCCGGTTCGGCGTGGCCGACCGCTACCACGGCACCCGGCTGTGGATCCGGCAGAACGGCAAGCGGGTCATGACGCCGATGCTGGTCGTGATGCTCGCGATCGGCACCACTGACATCCTGTTCGCCCTCGACTCGATCCCCGCGATCTTCGGCCTCACCCAGGACCCGTACATCGTCTTCACCGCCAACGCCTTCGCACTGATGGGCCTTCGGCAGCTGTACTTCCTGATAGGCGGCCTGCTCAAGAAGCTGGTCCACCTGTCCTACGGCCTGTCGGTGATCCTGGGCTTCATCGGCGTCAAGCTGGTGCTGCACGCGCTGCACGAGTCCGGCGTACACGTCCCCCAGATCGGCATCCCCCTCTCCCTCGGCGTGATCTGCGCGGTTCTGGCCGTTACCACCGTCACCAGCCTGCTGGCCGCCAGGAGGCAGGCCGCGGATGAGGTGCGCGAGACGCAAGCAGGGGAAGAGCACCACGAGGACGCGCCGAAGGGCAGGGTCGATGCCTGA
- a CDS encoding glycerophosphodiester phosphodiesterase, with translation MHARAVAALATALAAVAALLLPVSGARAADAQRPQPVVVAHRGASSHAPENTLPAVDKAAALGFSWVENDVQRTKDGELVVVHDATLKRTTNVERLFPGRAPWKVKDFTAAEIARLDAGSWFSPAFTGTRVPTLDQYMRRLEHNHEKLLLEIKNPELYPGIEVQILKVLANDGWLDQRHLASRLIVQSFSADSVRTVHALKPAVQTALLGRPDTADLHRYAAFVDLINPSYRSLSAEYTAAVRAHRGPHGAPMGVFAWTVDDAAGARTVAGYGVDGIITNKPEVVRAALTTV, from the coding sequence ATGCACGCGCGCGCAGTCGCCGCCCTGGCCACCGCTCTCGCGGCGGTCGCCGCCCTGCTCCTGCCCGTCTCGGGGGCACGGGCCGCCGACGCCCAACGACCGCAGCCCGTGGTCGTCGCCCACCGGGGCGCCTCCTCCCACGCCCCGGAGAACACGCTGCCCGCCGTCGACAAGGCGGCGGCGCTCGGCTTCTCCTGGGTGGAGAACGACGTGCAGCGCACCAAGGACGGCGAACTCGTGGTCGTCCATGACGCCACCTTGAAGCGGACGACCAACGTCGAGCGGCTCTTTCCCGGCCGGGCTCCCTGGAAGGTGAAGGACTTCACCGCCGCCGAGATCGCCCGCCTGGACGCGGGCAGCTGGTTCTCCCCCGCGTTCACGGGCACGCGCGTGCCGACGCTCGACCAGTACATGCGCCGGCTCGAGCACAACCACGAGAAGCTGCTCCTGGAGATCAAGAACCCCGAGCTGTACCCCGGGATCGAGGTACAGATCCTCAAGGTGCTCGCCAACGACGGCTGGCTCGACCAGCGGCACCTGGCGAGCCGTCTGATCGTGCAGAGCTTCAGCGCCGACAGCGTACGGACCGTGCACGCGCTGAAGCCCGCCGTCCAGACCGCCCTCCTCGGCCGCCCGGACACGGCCGACCTGCATCGGTACGCGGCCTTCGTGGACCTGATCAACCCCTCGTACCGCTCGCTGTCGGCGGAGTACACGGCGGCCGTCCGCGCACACCGGGGACCGCACGGCGCCCCGATGGGGGTCTTCGCCTGGACGGTGGACGACGCCGCCGGCGCCCGGACCGTCGCCGGCTACGGCGTGGACGGCATCATCACGAACAAGCCGGAAGTGGTGCGCGCGGCGCTCACAACCGTCTGA